A window of the Gossypium hirsutum isolate 1008001.06 chromosome A05, Gossypium_hirsutum_v2.1, whole genome shotgun sequence genome harbors these coding sequences:
- the LOC107961174 gene encoding protein PARTING DANCERS — MANFKSGYADPVLENPCSKVTKSSVSAGVCMMNTIWRDQQHPSFINFISSYLAANSFRLNFVPIAPDFIFNCGGLSVAFIFVTKWDCGNVETIFSRAKKLNAQFAHLYVTLNLPTRDQNDSFLCSYFKYEMQLGRPTFVPVQDIEMGFEKIVKIAHSCGVSKQQEVKTKLKAERNQSVQQLENFIRVVTSIPGIDNHDANALNQAIGSIEGIAKASKEYILETTDLSADNAETIVRFFRDSKFYLCPKII; from the exons ATGGCGAATTTCAAATCAGGCTACGCGGATCCAGTGCTTGAAAATCCATGTTCCAAGGTGACGAAGAGTTCAG TTTCTGCTGGGGTTTGCATGATGAACACTATCTGGAGGGACCAACAACACCCATCTTTCATCAATTTCATCTCCTCCTACCTAGCTGCAAATTCTTTCCGCCTTAACTTTGTTCCAATTGCCCCT GACTTCATTTTCAATTGTGGAGGATTGTCTGTAGCATTTATTTTTGTAACAAAATGGGATTGCGGCAATGTCGAAACAATATTCAGCAG GGCAAAAAAGCTCAATGCTCAGTTTGCTCATCTCTACGTCACTCTTAACCTTCCAACTAGGGACCAAAATGATTCTTTTCTGTGCTCTTACTTCAA GTATGAAATGCAGCTTGGTAGACCTACATTTGTGCCAGTTCAAGACATTGAGATGGGTTTCGAAAAGATTGTGAAGATAGCTCACTCTTGTGGAG TTAGCAAACAGCAAGAGgttaaaacaaaattgaaagcTGAG AGGAACCAATCAGTGCAGCAGTTGGAAAATTTCATTAGAGTGGTAACATCCATACCAGGGATTGATAACCACGATGCAAATGCG CTAAATCAAGCAATTGGTTCAATTGAAGGGATTGCTAAAGCATCAAAAGAATACATTTTAGAAACTACAGACCTTTCTGCAGACAATGCTGAGACAATTGTAAGGTTTTTCAGAGATTCAAAGTTTTACCTGTGTCCTAAAATCATTTAA